A portion of the Streptomyces sp. YPW6 genome contains these proteins:
- a CDS encoding MFS transporter, translating into MTSAAPSAAQPAAPSRSGLGRPAALALATASALTVANIYFPQPLLDAVASGLDVSGSAASLIATAAQVGYALGIALVVPLADVARLRRLTTALLLLTTGGLLVAAAAPNLATLAVATLALSTTTVLPQILVPTAASLAGPGHSGRAVGVIGIGITLGSTLSRTLSGAVAGLSGDWRSAYLVAAALTGGLVFVLPRLLPAHGNGRSVPYRQLIGSLPRLVRTHPGLRFSAFLGATVFAAFSAFWATLAFHLAGPPFDRGVAWAGLFGLFGLPAALLSYTAGRLSDRRGPRYVNTVALLCVGAAFLVMGVGGESLTALVIGTNLLVYGTSSSQVANQVRVFRLGEQVRARLNTLFMLASFTGGAVGSLTGAALYARWGWTGMVLGCGGFLLPAAVALARGRHLG; encoded by the coding sequence ATGACCTCCGCCGCACCGTCCGCAGCACAGCCCGCCGCACCGTCACGTTCCGGACTGGGGCGACCCGCCGCGCTGGCGCTCGCGACCGCGAGCGCGCTCACGGTCGCCAACATCTACTTCCCGCAGCCCCTGCTGGACGCCGTCGCCTCCGGACTGGACGTCTCCGGGTCGGCCGCGAGCCTGATCGCCACCGCCGCACAGGTCGGGTACGCACTGGGCATCGCCCTGGTGGTGCCGCTCGCCGACGTGGCCCGGCTGCGACGGCTCACGACGGCACTGCTGCTGCTGACGACGGGCGGACTGCTGGTCGCGGCGGCCGCGCCCAACCTGGCCACCCTGGCCGTCGCCACGCTCGCCCTGTCCACCACGACCGTGCTGCCGCAGATCCTCGTGCCGACGGCCGCCTCCCTGGCCGGGCCCGGCCACAGCGGGCGCGCCGTGGGGGTGATCGGCATCGGGATCACCCTGGGCTCGACGCTGTCGCGCACCCTCTCCGGGGCGGTCGCCGGGCTGAGCGGCGACTGGCGCAGCGCCTATCTGGTCGCGGCGGCGCTCACCGGCGGCCTCGTGTTCGTCCTGCCGCGGCTGCTTCCGGCGCACGGCAACGGCCGCTCGGTGCCGTACCGGCAGCTGATCGGATCGCTGCCCCGGCTGGTCCGCACCCATCCCGGGCTGCGGTTCTCCGCGTTCCTGGGAGCGACCGTCTTCGCCGCCTTCAGCGCCTTCTGGGCGACGCTCGCCTTCCACCTGGCCGGGCCGCCGTTCGACCGGGGGGTGGCGTGGGCGGGGCTGTTCGGCCTGTTCGGCCTGCCCGCGGCGCTGCTCTCCTACACGGCGGGCCGGCTGAGCGACCGGCGCGGGCCCCGGTACGTCAACACGGTGGCCCTGCTCTGCGTCGGCGCCGCGTTCCTGGTCATGGGGGTGGGCGGCGAGTCGCTGACCGCGCTCGTCATCGGCACGAACCTGCTGGTGTACGGGACCAGTTCCTCGCAGGTCGCCAATCAGGTGCGGGTGTTCCGGCTGGGCGAGCAGGTCCGCGCGCGACTCAACACGCTGTTCATGCTGGCGAGTTTCACGGGCGGCGCGGTGGGTTCACTCACCGGCGCGGCGCTGTACGCGCGCTGGGGCTGGACCGGAATGGTCCTGGGGTGCGGAGGTTTCCTGCTGCCCGCGGCCGTGGCGCTGGCGCGCGGACGGCACCTGGGCTGA
- a CDS encoding ATP-grasp domain-containing protein produces MRSPGSRPVAVLVDAYTTGNHLPPAFAKLGVDVVHVQSSPELMTSMRLPDLTAYRAVVPYGTPAETAARLAEFAPICVVAGQEPGVPLADELSELLALPGNGTAQSVARRDKYEMIEALRRAGVRCAEQFKSDDAEELVAWAEGRGAYPVVVKPMSSAASDGVAICNGPEEVRKAAEAVLGTVNIFHERNDEVLIQSFLQGEEYMVDFVSYGGERHACGIWQYHKRLKGTHRIYDRDSITPPDSGPGPAIIAYMHEALDALGIQYGPTHAEVIVTPEGPTLVEVGARLSGGLLPAFHDICLGGNQADVTALAYARPQEFLDRYAGGTYRKLTHATWILAATDLDGIVESIDADVVAEIEALPTVHTFVPKLAPGKRIRPTVDLYTATFAVHLCDASAEAVERDYARIQELKDRVYRLRDVSGAAA; encoded by the coding sequence ATGAGGAGCCCCGGATCACGCCCTGTGGCGGTGCTGGTTGATGCGTACACCACGGGTAATCATTTGCCTCCGGCTTTTGCCAAGCTGGGCGTGGACGTGGTGCACGTCCAGAGCAGCCCCGAGCTGATGACCTCGATGAGACTGCCCGATCTCACCGCATACCGGGCGGTCGTGCCGTACGGCACCCCGGCCGAAACCGCCGCGCGTCTGGCGGAATTCGCCCCGATCTGCGTGGTCGCCGGACAGGAACCGGGCGTACCGCTTGCCGACGAACTCTCCGAACTGCTCGCGTTGCCAGGAAACGGAACAGCTCAGTCCGTCGCCCGCCGGGACAAGTACGAGATGATCGAGGCGCTGCGCCGGGCGGGCGTCCGCTGTGCCGAGCAGTTCAAGAGCGACGACGCCGAGGAGCTCGTCGCCTGGGCCGAGGGCCGTGGCGCCTATCCCGTCGTCGTCAAACCGATGTCGTCCGCCGCCAGTGACGGCGTCGCCATCTGCAACGGTCCCGAGGAGGTCCGCAAGGCGGCCGAAGCCGTCCTCGGCACCGTCAACATCTTCCACGAGCGCAACGACGAAGTCCTGATCCAGTCCTTCCTCCAGGGGGAGGAGTACATGGTCGACTTCGTCTCGTACGGCGGGGAGCGGCACGCCTGCGGCATCTGGCAGTACCACAAGCGGCTCAAGGGCACCCACCGCATCTACGACCGCGACTCCATCACCCCGCCGGACTCCGGCCCGGGTCCCGCGATCATCGCGTACATGCACGAGGCGCTCGACGCCCTGGGCATCCAGTACGGCCCCACCCACGCCGAGGTCATCGTCACCCCTGAGGGCCCCACCCTGGTCGAGGTCGGGGCGCGGCTCAGCGGCGGACTGCTGCCCGCCTTCCACGACATCTGCCTCGGCGGAAACCAGGCCGACGTCACCGCGCTCGCCTACGCCCGGCCGCAGGAGTTCCTCGACCGGTACGCCGGCGGGACGTACCGCAAACTGACCCACGCCACGTGGATCCTCGCCGCCACCGACCTCGACGGGATCGTCGAGTCGATCGACGCCGACGTCGTCGCGGAGATCGAGGCCCTGCCCACGGTCCACACGTTCGTTCCCAAGCTCGCCCCCGGCAAGCGCATCCGCCCGACCGTCGACCTGTACACCGCCACCTTCGCCGTGCACCTGTGCGACGCGTCGGCCGAGGCCGTGGAGCGGGACTACGCCCGCATCCAGGAGCTCAAGGACCGCGTCTACCGCCTGCGCGACGTCTCGGGGGCCGCCGCATGA